From Gimesia panareensis, the proteins below share one genomic window:
- a CDS encoding aldo/keto reductase, giving the protein MSQLRTIGKTDIQITPIAMGCWPISGVTSVDVTEEASLATLKAALEAGINFFDTAYCYGYEGESEKLITRALGDKRDDIVIASKGGIHWEDRKQVRDASPGRIVQECDESLQRLNTDRIDLHYLHGPDPEIPVSESAGAFKELLAAGKIRSVGVSNFTLEQLKEFHAVCPISAYQPRYNMLQRDIELDRLPWCRENQVSVMAYWPLMKGLLAGKLARDHQFAPEDGRQKYPMFHGAEWEKNQDFLDELRTLSAEWKHSIAEIVIRWTIQQPGITCALCGAKRPEQIQENAEVLNFELSESQLETLNRLIQQRGPIQS; this is encoded by the coding sequence ATGAGCCAGCTACGAACCATCGGCAAGACAGACATCCAGATCACCCCCATCGCGATGGGCTGCTGGCCGATCTCCGGTGTCACCAGTGTCGATGTGACCGAAGAGGCCAGCCTGGCCACGCTGAAGGCCGCATTGGAGGCCGGTATCAATTTCTTTGATACCGCCTACTGCTATGGATACGAGGGCGAAAGCGAGAAGCTGATTACCAGAGCACTGGGGGACAAACGGGACGACATCGTCATCGCGTCCAAAGGGGGCATTCACTGGGAAGACCGGAAACAGGTTCGCGATGCTTCGCCGGGCCGCATCGTACAGGAATGCGACGAGAGCCTGCAGCGCTTGAACACCGACCGCATCGACCTGCATTACCTGCACGGGCCCGATCCGGAAATCCCCGTCAGTGAATCAGCGGGCGCATTTAAGGAATTACTGGCAGCGGGAAAAATTCGCTCGGTGGGCGTTTCCAATTTCACCCTCGAACAACTCAAGGAGTTTCATGCGGTCTGTCCGATCTCCGCTTATCAGCCCCGCTATAACATGCTGCAACGGGATATCGAACTCGACCGTCTCCCCTGGTGCCGGGAAAATCAGGTCTCGGTGATGGCGTACTGGCCGCTGATGAAAGGCCTGCTGGCCGGCAAGCTCGCCCGAGATCATCAGTTTGCCCCAGAAGACGGCAGACAGAAATATCCCATGTTTCACGGTGCGGAGTGGGAGAAGAACCAGGATTTTCTGGATGAATTGCGAACGCTGTCTGCAGAATGGAAGCATTCCATCGCAGAGATTGTGATTCGCTGGACGATTCAACAGCCGGGAATTACCTGCGCCTTATGTGGTGCGAAACGTCCTGAGCAGATACAGGAGAACGCCGAAGTCTTGAATTTTGAACTCTCTGAATCACAACTGGAGACGCTCAATCGGCTGATTCAACAGCGGGGCCCCATTCAGTCCTGA
- a CDS encoding sodium:proton antiporter, with amino-acid sequence MNLIADTYAQLEATCFVATTEQPHEEHHGHPEPPAFYSVIPFAALLLCIAFLPLIHKTEEWWEHNKNRFLVAVSLGIVTLLYYTFLYGHGVVDHGTHELSAPGFPAAVVVLKNAILGEYIPFIALLFSLYVISGGIAFSGNLVGRPILNTGIIAIGAAIASFIGTTGAAMLLIRPLLKANEKRDYVAHTVIFFIFVVCNTGGCLLPIGDPPLFLGFLRGVPFTWTLSLWPEWLAMNGMLLAVYFAFDTVRYRKENKEKVEAPPENPEPFALSGGINFLWLLMVIFCVALLDPSKTVPGTDWHAPHFFREGCMFALAGISLLTTSKSIREQNSFNYEAIVEVAALFVGIFICMQAPVQILNVKGASLGIDSPAKFYWATGTLSSFLDNAPTYVVFFETAKSAGGAPPMIAGVSQIELVAISLGAVFMGAMTYIGNGPNFMVKAIAEKNNIRMPSFFGYMVYSCLILLPLSILLTIVFLR; translated from the coding sequence ATGAACTTAATCGCTGATACATACGCGCAACTGGAAGCAACCTGTTTTGTGGCCACAACAGAACAACCACACGAGGAACATCATGGCCACCCTGAACCTCCCGCCTTTTATAGTGTAATTCCGTTCGCCGCCCTTTTATTGTGTATTGCGTTTCTCCCCCTGATCCATAAAACGGAAGAGTGGTGGGAACACAACAAAAACCGATTCCTGGTCGCGGTGAGCCTGGGAATTGTCACCCTGCTCTATTACACATTTCTCTACGGGCATGGTGTCGTAGACCATGGTACACATGAATTGTCTGCCCCCGGATTCCCTGCCGCCGTCGTGGTTCTCAAGAATGCCATTCTAGGGGAGTATATTCCCTTTATCGCACTCTTGTTCTCACTGTATGTGATCAGTGGCGGCATTGCCTTCAGCGGGAACCTCGTAGGGCGACCGATTCTGAATACGGGCATTATCGCCATCGGTGCCGCGATCGCCAGCTTTATCGGGACCACCGGTGCCGCCATGCTGCTGATTCGGCCCCTGCTGAAAGCCAACGAGAAACGCGACTATGTGGCGCATACCGTCATCTTTTTCATCTTTGTGGTCTGTAACACCGGAGGCTGCCTGCTCCCCATTGGAGACCCTCCCCTGTTCCTGGGCTTTTTGAGAGGGGTTCCCTTCACCTGGACCCTCTCACTCTGGCCGGAGTGGCTCGCCATGAATGGCATGCTGCTGGCCGTCTACTTTGCCTTTGATACCGTCCGCTACCGCAAGGAAAATAAAGAGAAAGTGGAAGCACCACCTGAAAATCCCGAGCCCTTTGCGCTCAGCGGAGGCATCAACTTCCTCTGGCTGTTGATGGTGATTTTCTGTGTGGCGCTGCTGGATCCTTCCAAAACCGTCCCGGGTACCGACTGGCACGCACCTCACTTTTTCCGTGAAGGCTGTATGTTTGCCCTGGCCGGGATTTCCCTGCTCACGACCTCCAAAAGCATCCGCGAGCAGAACTCCTTCAACTATGAGGCGATCGTCGAAGTGGCCGCCCTGTTTGTCGGGATTTTCATCTGCATGCAGGCGCCCGTTCAAATTTTGAACGTCAAGGGGGCTTCCCTGGGCATCGACTCTCCCGCGAAGTTCTACTGGGCCACAGGCACGCTTTCCAGTTTCCTCGATAATGCTCCGACCTATGTCGTCTTCTTTGAAACGGCTAAATCCGCAGGGGGTGCTCCCCCCATGATTGCCGGGGTCAGCCAGATCGAGCTGGTTGCCATCAGTTTAGGAGCCGTCTTCATGGGCGCCATGACCTATATCGGCAACGGTCCGAACTTCATGGTCAAAGCGATTGCGGAAAAGAACAACATTCGCATGCCCAGCTTTTTTGGCTACATGGTTTACAGCTGTCTGATTCTGCTGCCACTCTCGATCCTGCTGACTATCGTCTTCCTGAGATAA
- a CDS encoding response regulator transcription factor: MLTSTDLIRIVLVDDHLMLVDSLVSRFHRDTDIEVVGTATNADDGLSLILETEPDVVILDVELPGRGSFDIAEEISSRLKNTKMIFLTGYLSDIFIELALRVNAVGYLLKGEPIESLIHAIKKAARGEYCFSQSVQERLIYDQKKNRYSIQSQSILTSLTSRQIEVLRHLARGKSVKEVARSMHLSEKSIDSHKYRIMHKLGIHDRVELARYSIREGLTLP, translated from the coding sequence ATGTTAACTTCAACTGATCTGATTCGCATTGTCTTAGTGGACGACCACCTGATGCTGGTCGACTCGCTCGTGTCACGCTTTCATAGAGATACTGATATCGAGGTCGTGGGAACGGCGACGAATGCGGACGACGGACTGTCATTGATTCTGGAGACGGAACCCGATGTCGTCATTCTGGATGTTGAGCTACCCGGACGGGGTTCCTTCGATATTGCCGAAGAAATCTCTTCGCGGCTGAAAAATACCAAAATGATCTTTCTGACCGGTTATCTGTCAGACATTTTTATCGAGCTGGCTTTGAGAGTGAACGCAGTGGGCTACCTGTTGAAGGGCGAGCCGATCGAATCGTTGATTCATGCCATCAAGAAGGCGGCACGAGGCGAATACTGTTTCTCCCAGTCGGTCCAGGAACGCCTGATCTACGATCAGAAGAAGAACCGTTATTCGATTCAGTCGCAGAGCATACTCACCTCACTGACCTCTCGTCAGATTGAAGTTCTGCGTCATCTGGCACGTGGCAAAAGCGTGAAGGAAGTGGCCCGGTCGATGCACCTCTCAGAAAAATCGATCGACAGTCATAAGTACCGAATCATGCACAAACTGGGCATTCACGACCGTGTCGAACTGGCCCGTTATTCGATTCGTGAAGGGCTGACGCTCCCGTAG
- a CDS encoding ROK family transcriptional regulator — protein MNVRKVLEVIQSQGTLTRADVMRCSGISAPTVSKAVSALLDAGLLEERETAEFSVGRPGKLLQLPRFSAQVIGVVLDWDYCSIVASGLDGFLHEEKLDQFKTPQSYEELIDTISNKILNLVQKEEIPALGVGITVPGLVNSNDGRIFLASNLHIVDGQAPAVDIAAKTDLECILVQKSTSLCLSEKTYGAGQDLEDFVSLDVTSGFGMGAFTGGQLLDGQHGLAGEIAHITVEPEGGRVCGCGNQGCLETVATDMALTHYVSKRVGKELDFDAIKELVKQGELDITEELDRTIEFLGIGVAAAINIFNPSNIFITSRLFDLQDDVFDRMCNLAKNRALKPSSSSCEIERSKGNKYLGAVAGIINHLANGLGPRLT, from the coding sequence ATGAACGTTCGTAAGGTTTTGGAAGTTATCCAGAGCCAGGGAACATTAACACGTGCTGATGTGATGCGTTGTTCTGGCATCAGTGCTCCCACGGTTTCCAAAGCTGTCAGTGCCCTGCTGGATGCGGGGTTGCTGGAGGAGCGTGAAACGGCGGAATTTTCAGTGGGTCGGCCCGGTAAGCTTTTGCAGTTGCCCCGCTTCAGTGCCCAGGTCATTGGTGTGGTACTGGACTGGGATTACTGTTCGATCGTGGCTTCCGGACTGGATGGTTTCCTGCACGAAGAAAAGCTCGATCAGTTCAAAACTCCCCAGAGCTATGAAGAGTTGATTGATACGATCTCCAATAAGATTCTGAATCTGGTCCAGAAAGAAGAGATTCCGGCCCTGGGGGTGGGGATCACGGTTCCCGGTCTGGTCAACAGCAACGATGGCCGGATCTTCCTGGCCTCGAACCTGCACATTGTGGATGGCCAGGCCCCCGCCGTCGATATTGCAGCGAAGACCGATTTAGAATGCATTCTGGTACAGAAATCGACTTCGTTGTGTCTGTCAGAAAAAACTTATGGTGCCGGTCAGGACCTGGAAGACTTCGTCAGTCTGGATGTGACTTCCGGGTTTGGTATGGGGGCCTTTACCGGTGGACAGTTGCTGGATGGTCAGCATGGTCTGGCTGGCGAGATTGCCCACATCACCGTCGAACCGGAAGGGGGACGGGTTTGTGGATGTGGAAATCAGGGATGCCTGGAAACCGTCGCGACCGACATGGCTTTGACCCATTATGTCTCCAAGCGAGTGGGTAAGGAACTCGACTTCGATGCGATTAAGGAGCTGGTCAAGCAGGGTGAACTCGATATCACTGAGGAACTGGATCGCACGATCGAGTTTCTGGGAATCGGTGTGGCTGCAGCGATTAACATCTTCAATCCTTCGAATATCTTCATTACCTCGCGACTGTTCGACCTGCAGGATGATGTCTTCGACAGAATGTGTAATCTGGCCAAGAACCGGGCACTGAAGCCGTCCTCCAGTTCCTGTGAGATTGAACGTTCGAAAGGGAATAAGTACCTGGGAGCTGTGGCCGGGATTATTAACCATCTGGCAAACGGTCTTGGACCGCGTCTGACTTAG
- a CDS encoding SOS response-associated peptidase, giving the protein MCARFFLFSPDEEIMRLFQMVSFPRISPRYNIAPSQPVLAVTGSGQDLQVRHFQWGFIPSWSKDPQPGQAMINARSETASAKPSFKNAFRYRRCLIPANGFYEWKSAGNRSKQAMCVRLSEEPLFAMAGLWEQWSSPDGTELETCSVLTTAANSLLEGIHPRMPVILRPEQYRKWLSADTTPIPQLEKLMQTYPADEMQAYPVSSYVNRVANDSPECIEPIQEQKTLF; this is encoded by the coding sequence ATGTGTGCCCGCTTTTTCCTGTTTTCGCCTGACGAAGAAATCATGCGGCTGTTTCAGATGGTGTCGTTCCCGCGGATTTCGCCCCGCTATAACATCGCCCCCTCGCAACCCGTGCTGGCGGTGACCGGTTCCGGGCAGGATCTCCAGGTGCGGCATTTTCAATGGGGGTTCATCCCGTCCTGGTCAAAAGATCCTCAGCCGGGCCAGGCGATGATCAATGCCCGTTCAGAAACCGCTTCTGCGAAACCCTCTTTCAAAAATGCATTCCGCTATCGCCGCTGCCTGATTCCGGCGAATGGATTCTATGAATGGAAGAGTGCCGGGAACCGTTCCAAGCAGGCGATGTGCGTGCGGCTCAGCGAAGAGCCGCTGTTTGCGATGGCGGGTTTATGGGAACAGTGGAGCAGTCCGGACGGCACCGAACTGGAAACCTGCAGTGTGCTGACCACGGCTGCCAATTCTCTGCTGGAAGGGATTCATCCCCGGATGCCCGTCATCCTCAGGCCGGAGCAGTACCGCAAATGGTTGAGTGCCGACACCACCCCGATTCCGCAGCTGGAAAAACTGATGCAGACTTATCCCGCAGATGAGATGCAGGCCTACCCGGTCAGTTCGTACGTGAATCGTGTTGCCAACGATTCGCCGGAGTGCATCGAACCGATTCAGGAACAGAAGACGCTGTTTTAA
- a CDS encoding SGNH/GDSL hydrolase family protein — translation MKYLKIRSQLIGLVAVCLLLQMTTLLSAQEAKQQTHKAPLSKMELKTGDSIVFLGDSITHQCLYTQYVEDFFYTRYPKMRLKFHNAGVGGAKAWDALARFDRDVAAYHPKYVTVLLGMNDGRYQPFNDEIFLTYYEDMKELISKIEGIGATPILMTPTMFDARAARLGKRKRDPAAVELYNSVLAYYGTWLREVAAESGFGFVDMYSPLNNITITERQKNPQFTLIRDAIHPDPPGQVVMAVALLSDMNVQRQVSRITISKKANGEPAMAARGGKLSDLKYTDDGVTFTWLADSLPWVVPAEAKLGAELTKLGHRMSQESLSIHDLPPGRYELSIDGQVVGQYANTALARHVELQGNPKTPQYQQAMKVALLNQERNAGPVKDKRNSWRAFQSYARLKREVDAQGDQKDEKKVAQVAQLDKRLEDQDRVIQESEAAAKALEDKIYEVNQPVARKYVLKKVTAAKKK, via the coding sequence ATGAAATATCTGAAGATCAGGAGTCAACTGATCGGTCTGGTAGCAGTCTGTCTGCTGCTCCAGATGACCACACTTTTATCCGCTCAGGAAGCGAAGCAGCAGACGCACAAAGCGCCGCTGTCGAAGATGGAATTGAAAACCGGCGATTCGATCGTTTTCCTGGGGGACAGTATCACGCACCAGTGTCTCTACACGCAGTACGTGGAAGATTTCTTTTACACACGCTATCCCAAAATGCGTCTGAAGTTTCACAATGCGGGCGTGGGCGGTGCCAAGGCCTGGGATGCCCTGGCACGTTTTGATCGTGATGTTGCCGCCTATCATCCCAAGTATGTGACCGTGCTGCTGGGAATGAACGACGGCCGGTATCAGCCGTTCAACGATGAGATTTTCCTGACCTATTACGAAGACATGAAAGAACTGATCAGCAAAATCGAAGGCATTGGCGCGACTCCGATTCTGATGACTCCCACCATGTTTGATGCCCGGGCTGCCCGGTTGGGGAAACGGAAGCGCGATCCGGCAGCGGTCGAGCTGTATAACTCGGTTCTGGCTTATTACGGAACCTGGTTGCGCGAAGTCGCTGCTGAGTCAGGCTTCGGGTTTGTGGACATGTACAGCCCGTTGAATAACATCACGATTACGGAACGGCAGAAAAATCCTCAGTTCACCCTGATCAGAGACGCCATTCATCCGGATCCGCCGGGACAGGTGGTGATGGCTGTTGCCCTGCTGTCTGACATGAACGTGCAGCGACAGGTTTCCCGTATCACCATCAGCAAAAAAGCGAATGGTGAACCTGCGATGGCGGCCCGGGGCGGCAAACTGTCTGATCTGAAATACACGGATGATGGGGTCACATTCACCTGGCTGGCTGACAGCCTGCCCTGGGTGGTACCCGCAGAGGCAAAGCTGGGGGCCGAGTTGACGAAACTGGGGCACCGGATGAGCCAGGAATCACTGTCGATTCATGATCTGCCTCCGGGACGCTACGAACTGTCCATCGACGGGCAGGTGGTGGGACAGTATGCCAACACGGCACTGGCCCGGCACGTTGAACTGCAGGGCAATCCGAAGACACCACAGTATCAGCAGGCGATGAAGGTCGCGTTGTTGAACCAGGAGCGTAATGCTGGTCCCGTGAAAGACAAACGGAACAGCTGGCGTGCTTTCCAGTCGTATGCCCGTCTGAAACGGGAAGTTGATGCTCAGGGTGATCAGAAGGATGAAAAGAAGGTCGCTCAAGTGGCCCAACTGGATAAACGCCTGGAAGATCAGGATCGGGTGATTCAGGAGAGCGAAGCTGCAGCGAAAGCACTGGAGGATAAGATCTACGAGGTCAATCAGCCGGTGGCACGGAAGTATGTGCTGAAAAAAGTCACAGCCGCAAAGAAGAAATAA
- a CDS encoding response regulator, translating into MKVLLVDDSGTMRTIQKRCLSKLGIEDVTEAEDGVQALEYFVNTAFDIVLSDWNMPNMDGLQLLKEIRQRNKDIPVIMITTEAERARVVTAIQAGVSDYLVKPFTPDSLKSKLERWVTSNA; encoded by the coding sequence ATGAAAGTTTTACTTGTAGATGACTCCGGAACGATGAGAACAATCCAGAAGCGATGTCTGTCGAAACTGGGTATTGAAGATGTCACCGAAGCAGAAGATGGCGTACAGGCTCTGGAGTACTTCGTCAATACCGCATTTGATATCGTGCTCAGCGACTGGAACATGCCCAACATGGACGGATTGCAGCTCTTAAAAGAAATCCGTCAGCGGAACAAAGACATTCCCGTCATTATGATCACGACCGAAGCAGAACGGGCACGCGTTGTCACTGCGATTCAGGCCGGTGTGTCAGATTATCTGGTGAAACCATTTACTCCTGACAGCCTGAAAAGCAAGCTGGAACGCTGGGTCACCTCTAATGCCTGA
- a CDS encoding chemotaxis protein CheX, with protein MTSSTTVSKSELTAEFVNPIISSTISVFEMMLGCTPKRTGLSLKQDVIPQHELSAVIGISGKAAGTLVLSLSQSVGIGVLDRMLGMTAEEINDEVCDAVCELANMIAGSAKAQLEHLEASISIPNIITGKGHTVHYPSNVSPICISFDSEIGAFSIEAGFSDR; from the coding sequence ATGACCTCATCCACAACCGTCAGTAAATCGGAACTCACTGCAGAATTTGTGAACCCTATCATCAGTTCCACAATTTCCGTCTTTGAAATGATGCTGGGCTGCACCCCGAAGCGCACCGGGTTGAGTCTGAAACAGGATGTGATACCACAGCACGAATTAAGTGCCGTGATCGGCATTTCCGGAAAGGCTGCAGGAACCCTGGTACTCAGCTTATCCCAGAGTGTCGGCATCGGCGTTTTAGATCGCATGCTGGGCATGACAGCTGAGGAGATCAACGACGAAGTCTGCGATGCTGTCTGCGAACTGGCGAATATGATCGCCGGCTCTGCCAAAGCTCAGCTGGAGCACCTGGAAGCCTCGATCAGCATCCCGAATATCATTACCGGGAAAGGTCACACCGTACACTATCCGTCAAATGTTTCTCCGATCTGCATTTCCTTTGATTCAGAAATCGGAGCGTTTTCTATCGAAGCAGGATTCTCTGATCGATAA
- a CDS encoding DinB family protein, translated as MPSSSDDLSQQVIQEFQHLLTQSLHKIRHCLSQLDEDQIWWRPAAELNSIGNLILHLCGNLNQWAVAGITGGSDARQRESEFQADRSHHRDELLSLLEQNVQRASEVMQSLSADDLLEPRTIQGFSVSVLGALTHTVPHFVGHTHQIIYLTRQQLGEAYQFDWDPDARRHGVPI; from the coding sequence ATGCCATCCTCGTCAGATGATCTCTCGCAGCAGGTCATCCAGGAATTCCAGCACCTGCTCACCCAGTCGCTGCATAAAATACGCCATTGTCTGAGCCAGTTGGATGAGGATCAGATCTGGTGGCGTCCTGCGGCAGAACTCAACAGCATTGGAAATCTGATTCTGCATTTATGCGGGAATCTCAATCAATGGGCGGTTGCCGGTATTACCGGTGGGAGCGATGCGCGGCAGCGGGAGTCCGAGTTTCAGGCAGACCGGAGTCATCATCGCGACGAGCTGCTGTCACTGCTGGAGCAGAACGTGCAGCGTGCATCCGAGGTGATGCAGTCCCTCTCGGCTGACGATCTGCTGGAGCCGCGTACGATCCAGGGGTTTTCTGTTTCTGTCCTGGGGGCGCTCACACATACGGTGCCCCACTTTGTCGGGCACACGCATCAGATCATCTATCTGACCCGCCAGCAACTGGGGGAAGCGTATCAGTTTGACTGGGATCCTGATGCCAGGCGACATGGCGTCCCGATTTAA
- a CDS encoding mechanosensitive ion channel family protein: MWSILAQKTTTISEDPVAKVNMLWETVKTSLTTEGMQFAINLVVALAVLLIGKWIANILSRFCNRLMKQAKVDETLARFLSNIIYSLLLVIVILAALSELGIDTTSLAAVLAAAGFAVGMAFQGTLSNFASGVMLILFKPFRVGDYIEAGGTAGIVEEIQIFTTSLRTGDNIAIVVPNGQITGGTIRNFSIKENRRIDLVVGCGYDDDLKAVKAFLEELVHGDGRILEDPEPVVAVSELADSSVNFVVRPWVKNADYWATRWDLTERIKLGFDERGFTIPYPSRDVHLYNESLAGVES, from the coding sequence ATGTGGTCAATCCTGGCTCAGAAAACAACAACGATTTCCGAAGATCCCGTGGCGAAGGTGAATATGCTCTGGGAGACCGTCAAGACCTCTCTGACAACCGAGGGGATGCAGTTTGCGATCAATCTGGTAGTCGCCCTGGCCGTCTTACTGATCGGGAAATGGATTGCCAATATACTGAGCCGCTTTTGTAACCGGTTGATGAAACAGGCAAAGGTCGATGAGACCCTGGCCCGCTTCCTGTCGAATATCATTTATTCCCTCCTGTTAGTAATTGTCATTCTGGCGGCACTTTCGGAGCTGGGGATCGATACCACTTCCCTGGCAGCGGTGCTGGCGGCAGCCGGTTTCGCAGTGGGGATGGCCTTCCAGGGCACGCTGAGTAATTTTGCTTCGGGTGTGATGCTGATTCTGTTCAAGCCGTTCCGCGTGGGAGATTACATCGAAGCAGGGGGGACCGCAGGTATTGTTGAGGAGATTCAAATCTTTACCACTTCGCTGCGAACCGGTGATAACATTGCGATTGTGGTACCGAACGGACAAATCACGGGAGGCACGATTCGTAACTTTTCGATCAAAGAGAATCGTCGCATCGATCTGGTGGTCGGGTGTGGCTATGACGATGATCTGAAAGCGGTCAAAGCTTTTCTGGAAGAACTCGTCCACGGAGATGGACGCATTCTTGAAGATCCGGAGCCGGTGGTTGCGGTCAGTGAACTGGCTGACAGCAGCGTGAATTTTGTGGTCCGTCCCTGGGTCAAGAATGCCGACTACTGGGCCACGCGGTGGGACCTGACGGAGCGGATCAAGCTGGGGTTTGATGAACGCGGATTTACGATTCCCTATCCCAGCCGCGACGTGCACCTCTACAACGAGAGTCTCGCGGGAGTCGAATCCTGA
- a CDS encoding sensor domain-containing diguanylate cyclase has translation MISPEKIWSSDQLPTLPAVAVKLLDLSKDPDTDIKEVIDTIKADPAITAKILKASNSSFFGLRSECKGIERAVPLLGTMVVTSLALSFSLSESAITHGPLKSRYDSYWKQSIIQSAAAELLSSRLGNELKYDAFLIGLLQDLGHLAMLRSIPNDLLPVLEQAETEQRETAEVETQVLGVNHAEVGVKMMERWQMSEQFQIAIQHHHDTFEQLKALETNPDFNLIIIIAASASIGDYFCSPNSGLALQRLQQLMTEFYNMPSDDLHGFLEEVQSRFEEAAQIFQVNMDDIESPYEIMAKANEQLVQLTMKAQVDSTQAFARQAAIEEQKVKLESENKQLQSKAVHDPLTKTYNRSYFNEAFEKELHRCARSAQPIGIIFSDIDRFKSLNDTYGHQFGDLVLQRVAKVASESTRRSDVFCRYGGEEFVIMVNNPSENGIRELAERLRKLIENEVIEFEGKRVPVTASLGAVVGIPPRDMTGYGERLIAEADEAMYNSKENGRNQVHVRSIITQADNELQKLVKRSRFSRWLVTKKIFDIPTISKALLKCPQQETLTKIGELAVNEKLLTTDQVTEILELQQKNGERFGEIAIQNKLLSREQVAYLLALQIEPPIVLGKTLISLEMLQSAETAELVKLYLSEFKASPAPIEERRSDFANS, from the coding sequence ATGATTTCTCCTGAAAAAATCTGGTCGTCAGATCAATTACCAACCTTACCCGCCGTCGCCGTAAAGTTGCTGGACCTCTCGAAAGATCCTGATACCGATATCAAGGAAGTCATTGATACCATCAAGGCAGACCCCGCCATTACAGCAAAAATTCTGAAAGCCAGTAATTCTTCGTTCTTCGGGCTGCGGTCCGAGTGCAAAGGGATTGAACGGGCGGTCCCCCTGCTGGGAACGATGGTGGTAACCTCCCTGGCTCTGAGCTTCTCGCTTTCTGAATCAGCGATCACACACGGCCCCCTGAAATCTCGTTATGATTCCTACTGGAAACAGTCGATTATTCAATCCGCTGCCGCGGAACTGTTATCCTCCCGCCTGGGAAATGAATTGAAATACGACGCGTTTCTGATTGGACTGCTGCAGGACCTCGGCCACCTGGCCATGCTCCGCTCCATTCCCAATGATCTGTTACCGGTGCTCGAACAGGCGGAAACCGAACAGCGCGAGACCGCTGAAGTAGAAACGCAAGTTCTGGGGGTCAATCATGCTGAAGTCGGCGTAAAAATGATGGAACGCTGGCAGATGTCAGAACAGTTCCAGATCGCCATCCAGCATCACCACGACACATTCGAACAATTAAAAGCCCTGGAAACGAACCCCGACTTTAATCTGATCATCATCATCGCTGCCTCCGCTTCGATTGGCGACTACTTCTGCTCGCCCAACAGCGGTCTGGCATTACAGCGTCTGCAGCAGCTGATGACGGAATTCTACAACATGCCCAGTGATGACCTGCATGGATTCCTCGAAGAGGTGCAGTCTCGCTTTGAGGAAGCAGCCCAGATCTTCCAGGTCAATATGGATGATATTGAATCACCCTACGAGATCATGGCCAAAGCCAATGAACAACTGGTGCAGTTAACCATGAAAGCCCAGGTTGACTCCACGCAGGCTTTTGCACGCCAGGCTGCCATCGAAGAGCAGAAAGTGAAGCTCGAATCGGAAAACAAACAGCTGCAGAGCAAGGCCGTCCACGATCCGCTGACAAAAACTTACAACCGCAGTTATTTCAACGAAGCCTTTGAAAAAGAACTGCATCGCTGTGCCCGCTCAGCCCAGCCGATTGGCATCATCTTTTCAGACATCGACCGCTTCAAGAGCCTGAACGACACTTACGGACATCAGTTCGGGGACCTGGTACTCCAGCGCGTCGCGAAAGTCGCCAGTGAATCCACACGCCGTTCTGACGTCTTCTGCCGCTATGGTGGTGAAGAATTTGTCATCATGGTCAACAATCCATCGGAAAACGGGATTCGCGAACTCGCGGAACGGTTGCGCAAACTGATCGAAAATGAAGTCATTGAATTTGAAGGCAAACGGGTACCCGTCACCGCCAGCCTGGGAGCCGTTGTCGGAATCCCTCCCCGGGACATGACCGGCTACGGAGAGCGACTCATCGCAGAAGCGGATGAAGCCATGTACAATTCCAAGGAAAATGGGCGGAATCAGGTCCATGTGCGGTCGATTATCACCCAGGCAGATAACGAACTGCAGAAACTGGTCAAACGCAGTCGGTTCAGCCGCTGGCTGGTCACAAAGAAAATCTTTGATATCCCGACCATCTCCAAAGCCCTGTTAAAGTGCCCTCAGCAGGAAACACTGACGAAAATCGGTGAACTGGCCGTGAATGAAAAATTATTGACCACGGACCAGGTCACGGAAATTCTGGAACTGCAGCAGAAAAACGGCGAGCGATTCGGGGAAATCGCTATTCAGAATAAACTGCTCAGCCGCGAACAGGTTGCCTATTTACTCGCCTTGCAGATTGAACCACCCATCGTGCTGGGGAAAACCCTGATTTCACTGGAAATGCTGCAAAGTGCAGAAACAGCAGAACTCGTGAAGTTGTACCTGTCGGAATTCAAGGCCTCTCCTGCTCCGATTGAAGAACGCCGCAGCGATTTTGCAAATTCATAA